The Streptomyces sp. Alt3 genome has a segment encoding these proteins:
- a CDS encoding endonuclease/exonuclease/phosphatase family protein translates to MRRKLVSDPGIWRRGILLALCSVLLTVVLVLHSDIPNTIGNTGSLIETFLPWFGLFVPVLLILGLVRRSATAVIALVLPAAVWLNLFGGLLFADKSGAGGNLTVATHNVNAGNPDPAGTAQQVAGSGADILALQELPSGKVEAYEDALADRYPHHSVQGTVGLWSKYPVTDSSPVDIKLGWTRAMSATVTTPEGPIKVYVAHLPSVRVKLNAGFTANQRDDSADALGEAIADDPVERVVLLGDLNGTMNDRSLNAVTAQMRSTQGAAGDGFGFSWPASFPMARIDQIMVRGVEPRASWTLPATDSDHLPIAARVQW, encoded by the coding sequence ATGCGCCGGAAACTGGTCTCGGACCCGGGTATCTGGCGGCGGGGCATTCTCCTGGCGCTCTGCTCGGTCCTCCTGACCGTCGTGCTGGTCCTCCACTCGGACATCCCGAACACCATCGGCAACACGGGCAGCCTCATCGAGACGTTCCTGCCCTGGTTCGGCCTCTTCGTGCCGGTGCTGCTGATCCTCGGACTGGTAAGGCGCTCGGCGACGGCGGTGATCGCCCTCGTGCTGCCGGCCGCCGTCTGGCTGAACCTCTTCGGCGGCCTGCTGTTCGCCGACAAGTCGGGGGCCGGCGGCAACCTCACCGTCGCCACGCACAACGTCAACGCGGGCAACCCCGACCCCGCGGGCACCGCCCAGCAGGTCGCCGGCTCCGGCGCGGACATCCTGGCCCTGCAGGAACTGCCGAGCGGCAAGGTGGAGGCGTACGAGGACGCCCTCGCCGACCGTTATCCGCACCACTCCGTGCAGGGCACCGTGGGCCTGTGGAGCAAGTACCCCGTCACGGACTCCAGCCCTGTGGACATCAAGCTGGGCTGGACCCGCGCGATGAGCGCCACCGTCACCACCCCCGAGGGCCCGATCAAGGTGTACGTCGCCCACCTCCCCTCGGTGCGGGTCAAGCTGAACGCCGGCTTCACCGCCAACCAGCGGGACGACAGCGCCGACGCCCTGGGCGAGGCGATCGCCGACGACCCCGTTGAGCGGGTCGTCCTGCTCGGCGACCTGAACGGCACGATGAACGACCGCTCGCTGAACGCGGTCACCGCCCAGATGCGCTCCACCCAGGGCGCCGCGGGCGACGGCTTCGGCTTCAGCTGGCCCGCGTCCTTCCCGATGGCGCGGATCGACCAGATCATGGTGCGGGGCGTCGAACCCCGCGCATCCTGGACCCTCCCCGCCACGGACAGCGACCACCTCCCGATCGCGGCCCGCGTGCAGTGGTGA
- a CDS encoding Cmx/CmrA family chloramphenicol efflux MFS transporter — protein sequence MPFAVHVLGLAVFAQGTSEFMLAGLLSGIAGDLHVSLGAAGLLTSAFAVGMVIGAPLTALAGRTWPRRGALLSFLGVFVAVHVVGALTSSYGVLLATRVVGALANAGFWAVALVTALAMVGPHQRARATAVVVGGVTLACVVGVPAGAALGELWGWRSAFWAVALVSVPAAVALLVAVPGGRPGDAPTVSARSELRALARPRLLLTLLVMALVQGATFCTFSYLEPLFTRVTGFGAGWVPVVLALFGVGSFVGVTLAGRLADARPAAVIGIGMTALAAGWAALALTAADPVAALVLVLLQGALAFGTGTTLITRVFQLAPDAPTMAGPFATAAFNVGAATGPWLGGLALGAGLGFRAPVWVSALLMCAALVGAGVPALSSRVVTARSGAGVPIE from the coding sequence ATGCCATTCGCTGTCCACGTGCTCGGGCTGGCCGTCTTCGCCCAGGGCACTTCGGAGTTCATGCTGGCCGGCCTGCTCTCGGGCATCGCCGGTGACCTGCACGTCTCACTCGGCGCCGCCGGGCTGCTGACCTCGGCCTTCGCGGTCGGGATGGTGATCGGCGCGCCGCTCACCGCTCTGGCCGGCCGCACCTGGCCCCGGCGCGGGGCCCTGCTGTCCTTCCTCGGCGTCTTCGTCGCCGTCCACGTCGTCGGCGCGCTGACGTCCAGCTACGGCGTGCTGCTCGCCACCCGGGTCGTCGGGGCGCTGGCCAACGCGGGCTTCTGGGCCGTGGCGTTGGTCACCGCTCTGGCGATGGTGGGCCCGCACCAGCGGGCGCGGGCCACCGCCGTGGTCGTCGGCGGGGTCACCCTCGCGTGCGTCGTGGGCGTTCCGGCGGGGGCCGCGCTCGGCGAACTGTGGGGCTGGCGCTCGGCGTTCTGGGCGGTGGCGCTCGTGTCCGTACCGGCCGCGGTCGCCTTGCTGGTGGCCGTGCCGGGCGGCCGGCCCGGCGACGCGCCGACGGTGAGTGCCAGGAGTGAACTGCGCGCCCTCGCCCGGCCGCGGCTGCTGCTGACGCTGCTGGTCATGGCGCTCGTGCAGGGCGCGACCTTCTGCACGTTCTCGTATTTGGAACCGCTGTTCACCCGGGTCACCGGCTTCGGCGCCGGCTGGGTGCCCGTGGTGCTGGCGCTGTTCGGCGTCGGCTCGTTCGTGGGCGTCACGCTGGCCGGACGCCTGGCCGACGCGCGCCCGGCAGCGGTCATCGGTATCGGCATGACCGCGCTGGCCGCCGGCTGGGCGGCACTGGCACTGACCGCCGCCGACCCGGTGGCGGCGCTCGTCCTCGTCCTGCTCCAGGGGGCGCTCGCCTTCGGTACGGGAACCACGTTGATCACCCGGGTCTTCCAACTGGCCCCGGACGCGCCGACCATGGCAGGGCCCTTCGCGACGGCCGCCTTCAACGTGGGCGCCGCGACCGGACCTTGGCTGGGCGGACTGGCCCTCGGCGCCGGCCTCGGCTTCCGCGCCCCGGTCTGGGTGAGCGCCCTGCTCATGTGCGCGGCGCTCGTGGGCGCCGGAGTGCCGGCGCTGTCGTCGCGCGTCGTGACGGCCCGCTCCGGGGCGGGTGTACCCATCGAGTGA
- a CDS encoding MFS transporter, translated as MPLALLALAVSAFGIGTTEFVMMGLLPNVADDLGTSVPTAGYLVSAYAIGVVVGAPLLTGLGSRIPRKRMLLLLMAVFTVGNLASAFAPDFGWLLAGRFLAGLPHGAFFGVGAVVAARLVPDGRQARAVATMFLGLTVANIVGVPAATLLGQHLGWRATFMVVAVIGLGAMAALARLVPQIPVEAHQNVRRELSALGNRQVILGLLTAVLGFAGVFAVYSYLSSMTTEAMGFGESSVTLVLALFGIGMTLGALAAGPLTDRALRPTLYGSLGALAVVLVVFPFTVHVHWAALVMVVLLGGIGFMTTTPLQMLVMNAAKDAPTLASASNHSAFNLANAGGAWLGGVAIAAGWGWTSPALVGAVLAVAGLAVAVTAGVLDRTPAASRVVASGARAETREYAEARSSSDA; from the coding sequence ATGCCCCTGGCCCTGCTCGCCCTCGCTGTGAGCGCCTTCGGCATCGGCACCACCGAGTTCGTGATGATGGGCCTGCTGCCCAACGTCGCGGACGATCTGGGAACGTCCGTGCCCACCGCCGGTTACCTCGTCTCGGCGTACGCGATCGGCGTCGTCGTCGGTGCCCCGCTGCTCACCGGCCTCGGCTCCAGGATCCCGCGCAAGCGGATGCTCCTGCTGCTGATGGCCGTCTTCACCGTCGGCAACCTCGCCTCCGCCTTCGCCCCCGACTTCGGCTGGCTGCTGGCCGGCCGCTTCCTGGCCGGACTTCCGCACGGTGCGTTCTTCGGTGTCGGCGCCGTCGTCGCCGCACGCCTCGTGCCGGACGGCCGCCAGGCCCGCGCCGTCGCCACGATGTTCCTCGGCCTGACCGTGGCCAACATCGTCGGCGTACCGGCGGCCACCCTGCTGGGACAGCACCTCGGCTGGCGCGCCACGTTCATGGTCGTCGCGGTGATCGGGCTGGGCGCGATGGCAGCCCTGGCCCGGCTCGTACCGCAGATCCCCGTCGAGGCGCACCAGAACGTACGCCGTGAACTGAGCGCGCTCGGCAACCGGCAGGTCATCCTCGGCCTGCTCACCGCCGTTCTCGGCTTCGCGGGTGTCTTCGCCGTCTACTCCTACCTCTCCTCCATGACGACCGAGGCGATGGGCTTCGGCGAGTCCTCGGTGACGCTCGTCCTGGCGCTCTTCGGCATCGGGATGACACTCGGCGCGCTGGCGGCGGGACCGCTGACCGACCGGGCGCTGCGCCCCACCCTCTACGGGTCGCTGGGGGCCCTGGCCGTCGTCCTGGTGGTCTTCCCCTTCACGGTCCACGTCCACTGGGCGGCCCTGGTCATGGTGGTGCTGCTCGGCGGCATCGGCTTCATGACGACCACACCGCTCCAGATGCTCGTGATGAACGCGGCCAAGGACGCCCCCACGCTGGCGTCCGCCTCCAACCACTCCGCCTTCAACCTCGCCAACGCGGGCGGCGCCTGGCTCGGCGGGGTCGCCATCGCGGCAGGCTGGGGCTGGACGTCCCCGGCCCTGGTCGGCGCGGTGCTGGCCGTGGCCGGACTCGCCGTGGCGGTCACGGCGGGCGTCCTGGACCGGACCCCGGCCGCCTCGCGTGTCGTGGCGTCCGGTGCCCGGGCGGAGACACGGGAGTACGCGGAGGCCCGCTCCTCCTCGGACGCCTGA
- a CDS encoding MFS transporter — protein MTVGALVRDRTARLCLTGLLVSGFGTSAMWLTSGIWVKTVTGSDGLAALTVCAMWAPVLAGPSLGAVADLVPRRLLLVTVNLVMAGLMASLLLVGPEHRIGALFAVLVVHGASGVLLDAAEAALIAAAVEARLVGDFNGLRTTANEGMKLLAPLVGAGLFARYGAGPVVVLDAVTFALAALVLGRLRVEEPAGARAQAREARRGGTAAGLRLLRGSAELRPLVYAGALTMLLAGLNGAAVYAVVDDALGRSPAYAGVLYAFQGAGSVAVGLLAGPLLRRFPERSFAAAGIAVFAVAVGARALGGGAVALAASLAIGAGLPCVLIAAMTAVQRETPDVVLGRTAAAAGSLMTAPNAVALAGGAGLVAVVDVRLLLPAVAVAGLLTAARLRTGRWGRASRAPTGPSS, from the coding sequence ATGACGGTGGGAGCGTTGGTGCGGGACCGCACGGCCCGGCTGTGCCTCACGGGATTGCTCGTGTCCGGCTTCGGTACGTCGGCGATGTGGCTGACCTCCGGGATCTGGGTCAAGACGGTCACCGGGTCGGACGGTCTGGCCGCCCTGACCGTCTGCGCGATGTGGGCACCGGTGCTCGCGGGCCCCTCCCTCGGTGCGGTGGCCGACCTGGTCCCCCGCCGGCTCCTGCTGGTCACGGTGAACCTGGTGATGGCGGGCCTGATGGCCTCGCTGCTCCTCGTCGGCCCCGAGCACCGGATCGGTGCGCTCTTCGCCGTCCTCGTCGTCCACGGAGCGAGCGGTGTGCTCCTGGACGCGGCCGAGGCGGCACTGATCGCCGCGGCCGTCGAGGCACGGCTGGTGGGTGACTTCAACGGACTGCGCACGACGGCGAACGAGGGCATGAAGCTGCTCGCACCGCTCGTCGGCGCGGGGCTGTTCGCCCGCTACGGGGCGGGCCCGGTGGTGGTGCTGGACGCGGTGACGTTCGCGCTGGCCGCCCTGGTCCTCGGGCGGCTGCGGGTCGAGGAACCCGCCGGGGCGCGGGCACAGGCCCGGGAGGCGCGGCGGGGCGGTACGGCCGCCGGACTGCGGCTGCTGCGCGGGTCCGCGGAGCTGCGGCCCCTGGTGTACGCGGGTGCGCTGACGATGCTGCTCGCGGGGCTCAACGGCGCGGCGGTGTACGCCGTCGTGGACGACGCCCTGGGGCGTTCACCGGCGTACGCCGGGGTGCTGTACGCCTTCCAGGGTGCGGGTTCCGTGGCCGTCGGGCTGCTGGCCGGCCCCCTGCTGCGGCGGTTCCCTGAGCGGTCGTTCGCCGCGGCGGGGATCGCGGTGTTCGCGGTGGCCGTGGGAGCCCGGGCGCTGGGTGGTGGGGCGGTGGCCCTGGCGGCGAGCCTGGCGATCGGCGCGGGGCTGCCCTGCGTGCTGATCGCCGCGATGACGGCGGTGCAGCGGGAGACGCCGGACGTGGTGCTGGGGCGGACCGCCGCGGCGGCCGGATCGCTGATGACGGCGCCGAACGCGGTGGCCCTGGCGGGTGGGGCGGGGCTGGTCGCGGTGGTCGACGTCCGGCTGTTGCTGCCGGCGGTGGCCGTGGCGGGCCTGCTGACGGCCGCCCGGCTGAGGACGGGCCGGTGGGGGCGCGCGTCGCGCGCCCCCACCGGCCCGTCGTCGTGA
- a CDS encoding CU044_5270 family protein encodes MNDRPSGPERAEHEEMARLLPAPAERDLPPGRHLHHKDTLMRLIDQDGDRATERTRSRLLRPAVLLPAAGLALGGVLLTTLAVTGQDSAPAPSAAGTGSRTTAAHGAAVLLDRIALAAGRSGGRTVTGDQFVYVRTLGTGNEGEFGGPVKLTEPGEREVWMSQKAGPVVDVGLIHEDDAYVPIVVGVPDGETPVGYPAGLNRPTYAWLASLPTDPDVLLRRLTTEITRDQDSRDTPAEDRDEAQDAFDAIGELLRETVMPPKTAAALYRAASRIPGVTVDPDAVDAAGRHGIGVARDDVRAGWRTAWIFDSATLEYLGERTCLSRDTSMGRKGTLIGASAVLERAVVDALRERPSTTT; translated from the coding sequence ATGAACGACCGCCCCTCCGGCCCCGAGCGGGCCGAACACGAGGAGATGGCCCGGCTGTTGCCGGCCCCGGCCGAACGGGACCTGCCCCCGGGCCGTCATCTCCACCACAAGGACACCCTGATGCGTCTGATCGACCAGGACGGCGACCGTGCCACCGAACGCACCCGCTCCCGCCTCCTGCGGCCCGCCGTCCTGCTGCCCGCCGCCGGACTGGCCCTGGGCGGGGTGCTGCTGACCACGCTCGCCGTGACCGGCCAGGACAGCGCTCCGGCACCGTCCGCCGCGGGCACCGGTTCCCGGACCACGGCCGCGCACGGCGCGGCGGTCCTGCTCGACCGGATCGCCCTGGCCGCCGGGAGGAGCGGCGGACGGACGGTCACCGGCGACCAGTTCGTGTACGTCAGGACGCTGGGGACCGGCAACGAAGGTGAGTTCGGTGGCCCGGTGAAGCTGACCGAGCCCGGCGAGCGCGAGGTCTGGATGTCGCAGAAGGCGGGACCGGTGGTCGATGTCGGCCTGATCCACGAGGACGACGCGTACGTCCCGATCGTCGTCGGCGTCCCGGACGGCGAGACCCCCGTCGGCTACCCGGCGGGCCTCAACCGCCCGACGTACGCCTGGCTGGCCTCGCTGCCCACCGACCCCGACGTCCTGCTCCGGCGCCTCACCACCGAGATCACCCGGGACCAGGACTCGCGTGACACCCCGGCCGAGGACCGGGACGAGGCGCAGGACGCCTTCGACGCCATCGGCGAGCTTCTGCGGGAGACGGTGATGCCGCCGAAGACCGCTGCCGCCCTCTACAGGGCCGCGTCGAGGATCCCCGGCGTGACCGTGGACCCCGACGCGGTGGACGCGGCCGGCCGGCACGGGATCGGCGTGGCCCGCGACGACGTCCGGGCAGGCTGGCGCACCGCCTGGATCTTCGACTCGGCCACCCTGGAGTACCTGGGTGAACGGACCTGTCTCAGCAGGGACACCTCCATGGGCAGGAAGGGCACCCTGATCGGTGCGTCGGCCGTCCTGGAGCGTGCGGTGGTCGACGCCCTGCGCGAGAGGCCGTCGACGACGACCTGA
- a CDS encoding RNA polymerase sigma factor, with the protein MRAGIRAGDREAFAALYEEYARAVYNHAYRLTGDWSTAEEVMSDTFLAAWRTRRSVEPEGDSLRPWLLGIATNKARNARRGTGRRLAFLARRPAPEPVADIADATAGRVDDERRLAAVRRALDGLRRQEREVLVLCVWSGLDYAEAAEALDVPVGTVRSRLSRARTRLRRLTDEELGREPDSSVREVSPGEAVRTGREPRPGRGEVGSRAAFVALPIQEEAR; encoded by the coding sequence ATGCGTGCAGGGATCAGGGCGGGCGACCGCGAGGCGTTCGCCGCGCTCTACGAGGAGTACGCGCGGGCGGTCTACAACCACGCCTACCGTCTGACGGGCGACTGGTCGACGGCCGAGGAAGTCATGTCCGACACCTTCCTGGCGGCCTGGCGCACCCGCCGTTCCGTCGAGCCGGAGGGTGACTCGCTGCGGCCGTGGCTGCTGGGGATCGCCACGAACAAGGCGCGCAACGCCAGGCGCGGCACCGGGCGGCGCCTGGCCTTCCTGGCCCGCCGACCCGCCCCCGAACCGGTGGCGGACATCGCGGACGCCACGGCAGGGCGTGTCGACGACGAACGGCGGCTCGCCGCGGTCCGGCGGGCGCTGGACGGGCTCCGCCGCCAGGAACGTGAGGTGCTGGTCCTCTGCGTCTGGTCCGGGCTGGACTACGCCGAGGCGGCCGAGGCCCTGGACGTCCCGGTGGGCACCGTACGGTCGCGGCTGTCCCGTGCCCGTACCCGGCTCCGGCGGCTGACCGACGAGGAGCTCGGCCGGGAGCCTGACAGCTCCGTGCGCGAAGTAAGCCCCGGAGAAGCGGTCCGCACCGGGAGGGAACCCCGCCCCGGCCGCGGAGAGGTAGGGAGCAGGGCCGCGTTCGTGGCCCTGCCCATCCAGGAGGAAGCCCGATGA
- a CDS encoding NAD+ synthase — MPQLRLALNQIDATVGDLAGNSESILHWTRHAAEQGAHLVAFPEMVLTGYPVEDLALRSSFVEASRKALRALAVRLADEGFGELPVVVGYLDRSEHTAVRYGQPAGSPRNAAAVLHRGRIALNFAKHHLPNYGVFDEFRYFVPGDSMPVVRVHGIDVALAICEDLWQDGGRVPAARAAGAGLLLSINASPYERDKDDTRLELVRRRAQEAGCTTAYLAMIGGQDELVFDGDSIVVGKDGEVIARAPQFSEGTVILDLDLPAAAAGAPSGVVADGLRIDHVVLSEEPLPAYEPELAGGYAERLDDDEELYSALVVGLRAYAAKNGFSSVLIGLSGGIDSALVAAIACDALGAGNVYGISMPSKYSSDHSKGDAAELARRTGLNFRTVPIEPMFDAYMGSLGLTGLAEENLQSRLRGTMLMAVSNQEGQIVLAPGNKSELAVGYSTLYGDSVGAYGPIKDVYKTSVFRLAKWRNRAAEERGQTPPVPEASITKPPSAELRPDQVDTDSLPDYDVLDRILEMYVDRDQGRDAIVAAGFDDALVTRTLRMVDTAEYKRRQYPPGTKISPKGFGKDRRLPITNRWRESSED; from the coding sequence GTGCCTCAACTACGTCTCGCACTCAATCAGATCGACGCGACGGTCGGAGACCTCGCCGGCAACTCCGAGTCGATCCTCCACTGGACCCGGCACGCCGCCGAGCAGGGCGCCCACCTGGTGGCGTTCCCCGAGATGGTGCTGACCGGGTATCCCGTCGAGGACCTGGCCCTGCGGTCGTCCTTCGTCGAGGCCTCGCGGAAGGCGCTGCGCGCGCTCGCCGTCCGTCTCGCCGACGAGGGCTTCGGGGAACTGCCGGTCGTCGTCGGCTATCTCGACCGCTCGGAGCACACCGCGGTCCGCTACGGCCAGCCCGCCGGGTCCCCACGCAACGCCGCCGCCGTGCTGCACCGCGGGCGGATCGCGCTGAACTTCGCCAAGCACCACCTGCCGAACTACGGCGTCTTCGACGAGTTCCGTTACTTCGTGCCGGGCGACTCCATGCCGGTCGTGCGGGTGCACGGCATCGACGTGGCACTCGCGATCTGCGAGGACCTGTGGCAGGACGGCGGCCGTGTCCCGGCCGCGCGCGCCGCCGGAGCGGGGCTGCTGCTGTCGATCAACGCCTCTCCGTACGAGCGCGACAAGGACGACACCCGGCTGGAGCTGGTCCGCAGGAGGGCCCAGGAGGCCGGCTGCACCACGGCCTACCTGGCGATGATCGGCGGCCAGGACGAGCTGGTCTTCGACGGGGACTCCATCGTCGTCGGCAAGGACGGCGAGGTCATCGCCCGCGCGCCGCAGTTCTCCGAGGGCACCGTGATCCTCGACCTCGACCTGCCCGCCGCCGCGGCCGGGGCACCGTCCGGTGTCGTCGCCGACGGGCTGCGGATCGACCACGTGGTCCTGAGCGAGGAACCGCTGCCGGCCTACGAGCCCGAGCTGGCCGGCGGATACGCCGAGCGGCTGGACGACGACGAGGAGCTGTACTCGGCACTGGTCGTGGGTCTGCGCGCGTACGCCGCGAAGAACGGTTTCAGCAGCGTGCTGATCGGCCTCTCGGGCGGTATCGACTCGGCGCTGGTCGCGGCGATCGCCTGCGACGCGCTGGGCGCCGGGAACGTGTACGGCATCTCGATGCCGTCGAAGTACTCCTCGGACCACTCCAAGGGCGACGCGGCGGAACTGGCCCGGCGTACGGGACTGAACTTCCGCACCGTCCCGATCGAGCCGATGTTCGACGCGTACATGGGTTCGCTGGGGCTCACCGGGCTGGCGGAGGAGAACCTCCAGTCGCGGCTGCGCGGCACGATGCTGATGGCCGTCTCCAACCAGGAGGGCCAGATCGTGCTCGCGCCGGGCAACAAGTCCGAGCTGGCGGTGGGCTATTCCACGCTGTACGGGGACTCCGTCGGGGCGTACGGGCCGATCAAGGACGTGTACAAGACGTCGGTCTTCCGCCTCGCGAAGTGGCGCAACCGCGCCGCCGAGGAGCGCGGGCAGACACCGCCCGTCCCGGAGGCGTCGATCACCAAGCCGCCGAGCGCCGAACTGCGCCCGGACCAGGTGGACACGGACTCGCTGCCGGACTACGACGTGCTGGACCGCATCCTGGAGATGTACGTCGACCGGGACCAGGGCAGGGACGCGATCGTGGCGGCCGGCTTCGACGACGCGCTGGTGACGAGGACGCTCCGGATGGTGGACACGGCGGAGTACAAGCGCCGGCAGTACCCGCCGGGCACGAAGATCTCGCCGAAGGGCTTCGGCAAGGACCGCCGTCTGCCGATCACGAACCGCTGGCGGGAGTCGAGCGAGGACTGA
- a CDS encoding multicopper oxidase family protein translates to MSEMHTRRAVLGAGAALAGAAGLASQAVASHAHAAPRRRTSAPSSVRAADEYVAPDGPEVVDAEARRGAGPVRKVSLTATASRLELGGGLTVPTWAYGDRLPGEAIRVTAGDTLELALANHLPQATTMHWHGLALRNDMDGVPALTQQAVKAGADFTYRFTVSRPGTYWIHPHSGVQLDRGLYAPLIVEDPKEPLAYDKEWVVVLDDWLDGVDGSTPDAVLDELTGGRGSAHDAAGHKAARRAADGDAPSRLLAGASSDLLGGHAGDVAYPHYLVNGRRASDPSVFEAAPGDRIRLRVVNAGGDTAFRLALGGHRMTVTHTDGFPVRHTGTDTLLLAMGERYDVLVTAGDGVFPLTALAEGKESSALAVLKTGSGEIPPATVRPSELDGELVTADRLAPDESVALTERAPDRTVRMTLTGSMDAYDWAFDGKPYDPAARHPVKAGERVRLVFTNRTSMWHPIHLHGHTFAMAGTAPGARKDTAAVLPGRSLTVDFDADNPGLWMLHCHNVYHAEAGMMTVLGYLR, encoded by the coding sequence ATGTCTGAAATGCACACTCGCCGCGCCGTGCTCGGCGCCGGTGCCGCCCTGGCCGGAGCAGCGGGACTCGCCTCACAGGCCGTCGCCTCCCACGCCCACGCCGCTCCCCGCCGCCGCACATCCGCCCCCTCCTCCGTGCGAGCCGCGGACGAGTACGTAGCGCCCGACGGGCCGGAGGTCGTGGACGCCGAGGCCCGACGGGGCGCCGGGCCGGTCCGGAAGGTCTCGCTGACCGCCACCGCCTCCCGTCTGGAGCTGGGCGGCGGTCTCACCGTCCCCACCTGGGCGTACGGCGACCGTCTGCCGGGTGAGGCGATCAGGGTCACGGCGGGCGACACCCTCGAACTCGCCCTGGCCAACCACCTGCCGCAGGCCACGACGATGCACTGGCACGGTCTCGCCCTGCGCAACGACATGGACGGCGTGCCGGCACTGACGCAGCAGGCGGTGAAGGCGGGCGCCGACTTCACCTACCGGTTCACGGTCAGCCGCCCCGGGACCTACTGGATCCACCCGCACTCGGGTGTCCAGCTCGACCGGGGGCTGTACGCGCCGCTGATCGTGGAGGACCCGAAGGAACCGCTGGCGTACGACAAGGAGTGGGTCGTCGTCCTCGACGACTGGCTCGACGGGGTGGACGGTTCCACCCCCGACGCGGTCCTCGACGAACTCACCGGGGGCCGGGGTTCGGCCCATGACGCCGCCGGCCACAAGGCGGCCCGTCGCGCTGCCGACGGCGACGCCCCCTCGCGGCTCCTGGCCGGCGCGAGCAGCGATCTGCTCGGCGGCCACGCCGGCGACGTCGCCTACCCGCACTACCTGGTCAACGGGCGCAGGGCGAGCGACCCTTCGGTCTTCGAGGCCGCTCCCGGCGACCGCATCCGGCTTCGCGTCGTCAACGCCGGCGGCGACACCGCGTTCCGGCTGGCGCTCGGGGGGCACCGGATGACGGTGACGCACACGGACGGCTTCCCCGTGCGGCACACCGGGACCGACACGCTGCTGCTGGCGATGGGTGAGCGGTACGACGTGCTGGTGACCGCGGGGGACGGCGTGTTCCCGCTTACCGCGCTCGCGGAGGGCAAGGAATCATCGGCACTGGCCGTGCTGAAGACCGGGTCGGGCGAGATCCCGCCGGCCACGGTGCGGCCCTCCGAGCTCGACGGCGAGCTGGTCACGGCCGACCGGCTGGCCCCGGACGAGTCGGTGGCCCTCACGGAGCGCGCACCCGACCGGACCGTACGCATGACGCTCACGGGTTCCATGGACGCGTACGACTGGGCCTTCGACGGCAAGCCCTACGACCCGGCGGCACGGCATCCCGTCAAGGCCGGGGAGCGCGTGCGGCTGGTCTTCACCAACCGCACCTCGATGTGGCATCCGATCCATCTGCACGGCCACACGTTCGCCATGGCCGGCACCGCTCCCGGCGCCCGCAAGGACACCGCCGCGGTCCTGCCGGGACGCTCGCTGACGGTCGACTTCGACGCGGACAACCCCGGCCTGTGGATGCTCCACTGCCACAACGTCTACCACGCCGAAGCGGGGATGATGACGGTCCTCGGCTACCTGCGCTGA
- a CDS encoding CBS domain-containing protein: MTTAKDIMHTGAHWIPAHETLDRAAQMMRDHKVGALPVSASGEQDRMVGIITDRDIVIRCVASGHDPSTVTAGELCDGTPRWIESTADVDAVLETMQSHRIRRLPVIEEKKLIGMISEADLALHLSDEQVAGWAERVYSRA; this comes from the coding sequence ATGACCACGGCCAAGGACATCATGCACACCGGGGCCCACTGGATCCCCGCCCACGAGACGCTCGACCGCGCCGCACAGATGATGCGGGACCACAAGGTGGGAGCCCTTCCCGTCTCCGCCAGCGGTGAGCAGGACCGGATGGTCGGGATCATCACCGACCGGGACATCGTGATCAGGTGCGTGGCGTCGGGGCACGATCCGTCGACGGTGACGGCGGGCGAGCTCTGCGACGGCACTCCGCGCTGGATCGAGTCGACGGCGGACGTCGACGCGGTGCTGGAGACGATGCAGAGCCATCGGATCCGCCGGCTCCCGGTGATCGAGGAGAAGAAACTGATCGGGATGATCAGCGAGGCCGACCTGGCGCTCCACCTCTCGGACGAGCAGGTCGCCGGATGGGCGGAGAGGGTCTACTCCCGCGCCTGA
- a CDS encoding DUF305 domain-containing protein: MSAALTRRTRWAVGSAVAVALLFAGAATVASARGDGAASAPLTPAADSADAGFARDMAVHHQQAVEMSFLVRDTTDDEDVRRLAYDIANTQANQRGMLLGWLDLWELPKTAPEGQGPMAWMADAHGGHSGHSGHDMQDMKGMEGMDHDGALMPGMATRTELERLRKARGKQAEILFLQLMTDHHKGGVAMARGCAEQCAVAVEGRLARGMVEAQQSELDLMADMLTARGAAPRP; encoded by the coding sequence GTGAGCGCCGCGCTCACCCGTCGCACGCGGTGGGCCGTGGGGTCCGCCGTGGCCGTGGCCCTGCTGTTCGCCGGGGCGGCGACGGTCGCCTCCGCGCGCGGGGACGGGGCGGCGTCCGCTCCCCTCACGCCCGCCGCGGACTCGGCCGACGCGGGGTTCGCGCGGGACATGGCCGTCCATCACCAGCAGGCCGTGGAGATGTCCTTCCTCGTGCGGGACACGACCGACGACGAGGACGTGCGCCGTCTCGCGTACGACATCGCCAACACGCAGGCCAACCAGCGCGGGATGCTGCTCGGCTGGCTCGACCTGTGGGAGCTCCCGAAGACGGCGCCCGAAGGGCAGGGCCCGATGGCCTGGATGGCGGACGCCCACGGCGGCCACAGCGGCCACAGCGGCCACGACATGCAGGACATGAAGGGGATGGAGGGCATGGACCACGACGGGGCCCTGATGCCCGGCATGGCCACCAGGACCGAGCTGGAACGGCTCCGCAAGGCCCGCGGCAAGCAGGCGGAGATCCTCTTCCTGCAGCTGATGACCGACCACCACAAGGGCGGCGTCGCGATGGCCCGGGGCTGCGCCGAGCAGTGCGCCGTGGCCGTGGAGGGGCGGCTGGCCCGGGGCATGGTCGAGGCCCAGCAGTCCGAGCTCGACCTGATGGCGGACATGCTCACGGCGCGCGGGGCCGCACCCCGTCCCTGA